Below is a genomic region from Diabrotica undecimpunctata isolate CICGRU chromosome 7, icDiaUnde3, whole genome shotgun sequence.
gacgaagaagaagaagaagaacatgcaTTAAGAAAATATGTCTCTTTCATAAATCATATTTTCGTTTACTTAACTGTAAATAAGTACGCTTGACGTACACTCAGCACCTGAATCCAATAACTTCAGAAGGCCGTAGCTTCagaataatgtttttttttaaagttttttagcCCTAGGCCTCATTGACTTTTGTAATCTACGCATTGAGAATTACGAATGACTGAACTTGCATTTAATTTGAGCGTAGCCGGTTTTCCGTAAGGATAGTTGCCGTGTTCTTTAAATCTTTGGCTGTGGACGTTCTAATAAACAAGTTTGCCGAACGAAAGATCATTTTAAATTGTTTGGGTCACGTATTATTGGCTTGCAGGCGTATTTGTATTTGTAATTATAGTTGTATACCTTATAaccatattaaataaatattttgtttaatacaagcgttttttttagttcttttgtTCAACATTTTTTAACACTATTCCATATAAGTCGAGAAAAAAAGCCCCGAGACAAACTTTGATAAGGGGCACCTGTGGGGCTAGCTACACCTCTGAATCACAATCACAAAAGTTAATTATCTGctttaaataacaaaaatgtaaatgaaaaataagaacaagaatttgatacaaaaatatttgtattgtaATAAACCTACATGTACCTAATGGGTTATCAACTTGtcgataaaaataaatcaatatataagtatttatttttgcAACGACTGTGTAAGAAAAGTAATGAATACGGATGATAGTAGGTGAAATATACACATTGTTattaagttttaaagaaaatacaagtattaaatagtattttttggTAAAGAAATCttgataaataaaaaaccattttttcctTAACTAGTATCTTTCTAAAAGAGCGAATAAAATCTTTAAACAATTATATCTCATTTATGTaatatttatagaaataaaaaaaaatcaaaattttgggTAAGAAGTTCTTTATCTGTATCTTTTTAAGTtgtaagttattttgaaaaaaagagGATTTTTTACGAAATTCCAAAAATAGTATCATTATTTTAAACTCGGATTTTTtgaaaactaaaccttctgaatCAGTTAAACTTTCAGAatgtaatttttatatataaatgaagtAAATCGTAAATGAAcatatttttttgcttattcaACATCATATGGTTGGAATTTTGTATTCGGCGGAATAAAAGTCTACTTTTGAACAGCtataactttgttaatattaagtttacggtaggtaataataaaatacaaatctcttttgttttataagcttcattttgtATCCAAACGGTTTTCCTGTTTTAAAACCCATTAAAACCATGCTTTTTTGACGTTATTTGTGAACTTTCAGTAaagaataactccaaaaataaaaaggaaaagacagttaagatttgatttcacgtacagggcgcttgcgcatccgcttatacgtatttcggcccaataggtctcatcagaacggcttttgcaatcgctctaaacgtgaaataaatcttttctgtcttaggaagcaactttaacatggcttcgtatagacgcaatgtagcgacatctgataataaaatcgtagactaattttcgaaatcaaattcaagaattccgctttaatctgtgccttttaagaattgcaaggcaaaactaGTCATGTCAACTAAATGTATATTTTGATAAcctgaatatatatttttatatgcatATTGATTTATTACAATTAAGTTTGAGACATCTCAACAGTTCTGCTTCCCTTCCATTAATTACAAATATTTGTCTATCAAACGAATACTAAACTAaccaaaaaattcaaaaattagcGTGTTCCAAAAATACAGTAACAGCGTACGCTAAATAATAACGTCACTGGCTTGATGACGTTTCATTCGCGTGTATTTAACTTTTCGATTTGTTTACAAGTTAGCGTGTACCCAGACACTgcgttatttttattattattattctttgtGCGTAATTTTAATCTACAAtatgatttattattaattttgttaaatcttaaaaaaacagttatttctgctttaaataataataaaaaaaaatgtgcggCCCGCTAGCAAATCTCACCTATAAAATTTGGCCCGCGTGCTGAAAATGTTGGTCACTTATGTGTAGACTATTTTTAGACGATTTTTTCCACTTTTGGAACGATTTTTTTACTTTAGGAACGATTTTTAGGATCTAAGTAGACGGCCTTAACAATAATATCAACTTGTGATTTTATTATGACAGCGCTTTTCGAAAGATTCAAAAGTGTTTTcgctttttcatttttaaaaatgaaaatcagcAGTGAAAGTGACTCCGAATTAATTCCACATAAAGTCAAGAGACAGGTATGAATTGGTAGTTTATAAGTAATGTATCCATTTAGattctttttaatataataaactcCTGCTGAAAAAATATTGTGCAAAACACGATCCAAAAGTGATTTTTCGGGATTCGCAGGACTTATCATCCCGTAAAATATCGCTTTCGGAACTTCTTACGTAAACTATTATTCTACAACCAAAATTTTTGTGCAAAAATTACTAACATTTTTGACTTtaacatttagaataacttttaaactattagtTGAacacaacatttaaaaaaaatgttattctaAAAAGTAGTAATTTTTTAGTTCGaagctaatttatttataataattaagaaaCGTACTTAgcctcattttaaaaataaagaattgttGCAAGACAAGTTTAGgattatacaaattttaaaaaagattaaacTAAATCAACATTATCAAGATTATCAACACTGAAATTTTGTCAACCCTGAGATATGTTGTGTGGGACATCAGATAGATACTAAttaggtttaaaaaaaatatgcgCTAAATGTTTGTAAGTAGTGTTTTTAAAACTGCATGGTTTAATAAACTTGTaggttttaaaattaattaccgAGATTTCTTTAcaatatgttttaaataatttgatttatattgTTTGCAGCCTTATTGCATTCGATATGTAAGTAAGCTTGTCAATTCACAAACCTTCTAAATACAAGCTTCGCTCTGTCTTAAGTTAATCACTTCTTGTTCGGAGAAGTTATTGAATCGCTGTATGATCGCCTCTGCTCGCAAATAGTTGTTTCCGTGCATTTCGCTAGAGGCGTTGCTACACGTTATCGGCGGGTCTCTTCTCATCGAGTATTTCCTACAAACTAAGTGCGACGAAACTTGGCAGCAGTTTTCTAAGGTTTTCTTGAACGCCACTCGGAATTCTCGATTGAAATAGGCGTAGATGAGCGGATTCAGGGCGGAATTGAAGTAACCTACCCAAAAAACGAGAGTGACTAACCATTGAGGGCTATAGCAGAGCGTGTAGCCGCATAGAGCTGATATCAAAtacctgaaaataaaataatgtaattAACATACATAATCTACAAGTAATTTACCAGTTTtagaatttaattaaaaaaaaaagtaacggTAAGAATGGGTCTAGTTTTTTCTTATTGATTCGTTTTCTATGTGTTAATACGAACTTCAAAATTTATTCTTTAATTTAGTCATaccataatttatatatatatatatacatatatatatatatatatatatatatatatatatatatatatatatatatatatatatatatatatatatatatatatataaatatgttggaaatatcgggtatgtggtctattaaataaaaaatctttgttttttctaaagctcaatatttcgccatttatttgatggcttcatcgggagtaactgtaaaaaacaaacatttcaaaacactgacgtacacttagatttacaatacttacagaaattaaaagattatacacataaataaaattaatactaaaataacattattgttgatgacactgtacatttaataaaatgcatgttaaaatttaaaatatctttgagcacgttcgttacaatcaataagatggaacaagtaaaaattatttcaaaatgcaaaaaatatcaatgtaagaaaacattagaggaatagtatttctttaattaatcattaaggctagttggtatgattaatcattaaggtgagtgtagttttaaattttgtttaatatattgcaatatatgttgcttaattgccccgtgtctgttttataatttaaagtttgtttatttttgttaatgtggtacatctccaaaaataacctacttttgtaattttcagtctgtgccaaaatacgagtattgttgtagtctaacagatgaccggtgtttctgtagtgctcgacaactgcgcaagaattttttcctaagcggcaatcacttttatgctgtgtgatacgttgttttagccactgcgatgtatggccaatgtagcttttttcacatactagacacggtatttcatataccacattactcctatataaggttggtactgggtctttaattttagaaaaaagttgtttgctatttatggtattgtatttagctatattaatattggaaacatctttaaatatggatacgacagactgggttagaccgttaataaaggggagttttttgtatttgattgactcattgttataatcaaggacaggaccatcataaaaattactgctgtaaatgagttttttttaaatatgtttaggatagccgttatttcgaaaaattttgtataatatgtccagatttttttgtaacaaattatcatcaacaatggacattaccctgtttttcatacccaatactgtattatatttttgactgagtggtgtggtttgaaaagtaattcatataccttcccgatgctgttggcttttggtaccaatccaatgtcagaatattgtcatttgttcttattacctttgtgtctaaaaatggtatactaagatctgtctcggtttcaattgtgaactgaagatgttcattaaatgaattaaaaatgtttatatatatatatatatatatatatatatatatatatatatatatatatatataaattatatataaattaagtaacaataaatgttgctcactggaaaaacatccaaaataaaataaatatttacctgtaCATAAGTACATAATCACCTTGggtgattttaaaaattaaaatcacccaagatgggcctctagtatttcttaaaaagaaatatacttttaagtaaacctaattactttttaatcatagggttttttctttctgttctctatgtgtcagagttaaaacacaccagtagaAGATGctataaactaagttttactatctttacctaaattttaaaaattttagaatgtattttgtccattattttatatgtgtgttattaatgttgagtgtcaatgcttttataaataatctcaaccactagtaagttgcactgaaaaattgtgttattttataaatatttatttataagaaataaatatatatttatttcttataatatgtttgtccaagctaatattcaTAAACCACTGAACAGATTACAATAATATTTTGTAAAAGTGTATTTGTTGGTCCAACTTAGGAGGTATATATAAACATACACAGTTGCGATAATCTGAAAACAGTATGAGGTTTTTCTGCTAACAGAGAGAGATCGACTATAGAATGAAATTAGTACCGACATACGAGCTTGTTTTTAACACTTATTAGATTATATTCTAGATAAGTTATGTCAAAGTGGCATTCAGTTTTGATAACGAAAACGTCaaatatactcttattttttcattagtaatAATCCTAGTTTTATTCgcaaaaaaacagaataaaaaaattagaatttcAAGTTAGCAAAATGGTAACATTTACAACtgaatgtaaaatttaaattattaaatgggATTAGTCTGGAAGTAGTGCCAACGATATAATCGGTAGGTTTTCGTTTTCATTCGAAGACTTCGTAAATTTGTAAAATCTGGTTGTCTCAAGAATTGTAGAAAAAGCACGGATAGTGATGAAGATGAAAATCAACCAGCTCGTGCAATTAATAAAGAACGGGAACAGCGTGATACTGCCGTATGTAGTCTAGCTGAAATTAAGTTTCCGTGTAACATCAACCTAATTTCAAAAGAAACTGGTATTAGTGCTAAAACTACGAAATATTTGCCAGGTTTATTGattcttgttaatttttttggtgactTTTGCCgggttttttttagtatttttttgatttttaagcGGTTACTCAAATATTTGGCCCtgtattttttcaatttctatttttttaacactttactttttttttctccTTTCGATGGTTTTCGATGATTTTCTCATCTAACATAAATTCTCCGATTAGTCTGTCCAATATACGATTTGTTACAGTCCCCACATAGGTATAAAAGATTCTAGGTTGTTAGAGTTATTGGAGATTagaatcaaaaaataaaatttatgatattagaaataaaatactttccaaaaaaaattttgaattttaaactttatttatcctaattttaagtttaataatatataacaaataataaaattattttgctagcttttatataaattaaattccGTTAATGAGGTATAAAAAGGGTGAGTTCTACTCCAAATAATGATATTATTCTAAATTATACCTATTAATTAGAATTTAATTAATCGCTAATTGGTACACAATATTTTTCATTAGTTTATTGTCaactaatataaataaatttgttggttTATCAACATGTAAACAAGGAACATATTTGACCATGTGAGAAAAATAGTTTCTTTCAATCCAAGCCGCAAACGGACATTGTCTGGCATTGATATTTGTTATTGCATTGAGAATCCTAGTCGAATAGGGAATTAAAGCCTTTTAATTGATATTGTGGTTTTTAATGGTATCACTGGACTACGTAGCAACACGAGATTTTCTCGTTTAAATTTTCCAGTCAAACTAGTTTTCAGTTTAAGATTTCCGTTAATTCTTTTAACGACCAAATGTGTGGTGTTGCATAGTCTGGGTGAGTTCAAATCAAAGATTGTGTGGTTGCCTCTCTGATATATTCATCATTATCATTGTCATCTCTTTTTTTTTAGTTCTATTGATCTTGAGTTTACTAAAACCAATTCacagcgattcttttgacgtcgttTATTCATCGTATAAGTGGTGTACCTTTGATTCTTCTGTCCACAATGTAATTTTTTGTGTCCACCGTCCGTGATTAATTCTGGCCATATCGTCCTACCAGTTCCACTTCAGCCATGCTATTCGCTCAAAGATATATGAGACGcttgtccttcttatttctttatcTCTAATCCTGTCActgagagtcagtccaagtaACAACTGTTCTATTCTTCTTTGGACCACGCTGAGTTTTTTGTGGCCTGGGTTAAGGACAGTGTCATTACCGGAAGCACAGATCGATCGaacgtctccttttttaaataatttggcaTGTTACTTTTGAATATGTCTGATAGAGCTCCACATGTAGCCCATGCTACAGTGATTCTTCTTTGCAATTCCACGGTTTGATTGTCCGTGGCAATTTGACAAGCAAGCAAGTAATATAATTTAACCCAGCCTAAGAGACTTGTATACCACTTAAAATGACGTTCGagtgttacaattcattggagcgaggtgtattaattgGTATAAGAACAGGAATCACTACACTGCGCTGCAATGTTCGAGACCATTGCTTTCTTCACTATAGGACTCCAATGAGCGATGGGGGCACACTATCAGCCAATTACTCTTCATGTGTGAGAGTGGGTACAACAAGA
It encodes:
- the LOC140446443 gene encoding octopamine receptor beta-1R-like → MCLHTTAVGEGLSLLNFEFKTPPRHGPSGWSKVAAALLNKHLQINGISAGLTSLRQSVDEGLVSDDKAAAAEAVATDPGSSSKMKRERKAARTLGIIVSAFLACWLPFFLWYLISALCGYTLCYSPQWLVTLVFWVGYFNSALNPLIYAYFNREFRVAFKKTLENCCQVSSHLVCRKYSMRRDPPITCSNASSEMHGNNYLRAEAIIQRFNNFSEQEVINLRQSEACI